Genomic window (Acidobacteriota bacterium):
ACCGGTATTGGAGAGCACCCAGGCAGCATCGGCAAGCGCCCTGTCCTCGAGGCGATAACCGGGCCGTTTCTCCTGAAAGTACTTGGCGGTCCGCTCCCTATTTATCTTCCTCAGCTTCATCGCCCGCTCGATCCCCACATACTTCACAAAGGAGCCGAAGACATTCTTCTCCGGATCGAACCTCTTATAGACCGTATCGTCGATCGCCAGAACCGGTTTATCGAGCTCCTTCACCCACCAGGGATGCTCAAACCCCTCTTTCTCATCTCCCCCCCGGGCAAGATCGAGAGGAGAGGAAAGCCTTCCAGCGATAGCAGCACCCCCTCCTGCCAGGCTGTACTTGAGGAAGTCCCTTCTCCTGATCTTATTACTCATAAAATGCCTCCCTTCCCTTAAGATGAAAGAGATTACACCTTATCTCTGAAGTTATAGCACACTACCTTTTTTGAATTAAAGGGAAAATAATTAAGGAAAGCTGTCTCAAAACTTCCGCTTTGGGCTGTCTATTCCATATTCGGGAAGGTTCATCCGCCACCACCTGGCAGGATCCCTTCTCTTCCCGTAGAAGAGCTTGTCCATAAGGATGAAGAATTTGTTGAAAAGGGTCGTCTTGGCGATGGTCGCTTTAACCACCGAATGGAAAAAGGTATCCTTCTTCGTCCAGGGGCAGACAGAAAGACAAAGACTACAATAAGAGCCCGACATATGCCAGTAGGCATAACAGCTAACCCCGTTTTCGAACCAAGCCTGATGCCCTGGGTTGTTCCACTCCCCTACCACCTCGAAGTCGGGCTCATCCTTCATCGAGATCGCCTTTGGCGGGCAGGCTTCGGCACATAGCTTGCACTCTTTGCAGAACTCGAGGACGCCAAAGCTTATCGGTTTATCGCAAGCCATTGGGAGATCGGTGATCACCTTGGCTAACCGGACCATCGGACCGTATTCCGGGGTGATAAGGAGGTTGTTTCTTCCAAGCTCACCCAATCCTGCATCGACCGCAATGGCAACGCTTGATCCAAGATCATTCACGCTGGGAATGGCAACATAGCCCAATCCTCGGATGAACTCCGCCAGGGCGCCTACCAGAAACTCACATCGGCTGTAAGCAAGGGAGGTTCCCACATCCCCTATTACCGAGGGACAACGCTTGATATTGGCGTAGGGCATCTGAATGGCGAGGGCAATGGCGTATTTACATTTTTCCGGGATGACGATCTTTCTTCCCGGCTCCTCGTACGGCTCATCCACATCCTCGAAAACGATGTCCATTCCCCGCTCTCGGGCGTGGATGTGCCGTCGGTCAAGAAGGGTTATTCCAACGGTGGCAGCGCCGAAGTAGCGAGCAGCAGCTTTGACCAGTCGCGCTGCCTCCTCGGGGCTCCCCTCGTATCGCCTAACCCCGCGCTCCTTGGGCGTTTCTACGAACATCCGCTTCCAGGAGCGAAAACCCTTGTTGAGATCACCGGTCCTCTCAAGGAGCCAGCTTGCATCTTCGAGCGCCCTATCTTCGAGACGGTAACCTATTAGCTCCCTCCGGCAGTGCTCGGCAATCACCTCCCTCTGCACTCGCAGAAGGTCTTTATACTTCTTCTCCCCGATGTATCGCTCAAACGCCTCGAGCACATTCTTGCTCTGGTCGTACCTCTTATACACCTTATCGTCTATGGCGAGACGGGGGCTATCGATCTCCTCCACCCACCAGGGAAGACCAGCCCTCCTCTTATTCCATCGAACCCCGGAGATCTTCCCCATCGAACTTCTCGTGAACTCCTCTACCTTCTGTCCATCGCCCATTGGATATATCCTCTGAGCCTTACCTTTGATAAAACTGCCTTTTTAAAACTATAGTTTACCCAATGAGATTATCTAAATCAAGCACCCGATCTTGAAAAGTCCAGTTTCAACCACCAGTTTTAGGAAATCCTTTGAAACGCCGTCTTATTTCAGCCGCAAGGGAATGGGCGAAAAGCCCTTTCGCTTTAGCCAAAGCCATCGCCGAACACTTTAGGGGTATCGTCCCTTCGAACGCCTCCTTCAACCTTTCTTCCAAAAAGTCAAGCTTTCGGCGTTGTAAACCCATAAAGGAAAGCCCAGCATTCCACCGAAAACATAAAAATTAATTGCTTCCCCGTTTTGGGTTGTGCTATAGTTTTACAAAAGATGCTATTTACTAAAATAGAAGTTCTAATGGGAGAAAGGTCGATGAAAAGACTGAACTTTCTTACCTGCTTATCTCTCTTTCTCCTTATTCTATCTGGTATTGCCTTTGCACTGGAGAACCCCAAAACCGCGGTAGTCGAGTTCCAAAACAAGACCAAATGGAGGACGAAGGGTTTCGAAAGCGATGTCACCGAGCTCTTTATCTACAAGCTGAACAAAACCGGACACTACGAGCTACTCCCCAAAGAAGATGTCACAAATGCCCTAAAGGAGAGCGGAATCGCCGGAAACATCTACCTCAGGAGGGGGGAGGCAGTAGCCCTCGGGAAGAAGCTCGGGGCAAGGCTGGTGATGACTGGAAAGATCGAGAAGATGAAGTTGGAGGAAAGATCCGCCAATGTCCGCCTAATCAGCCCCCAGGGTGGTGGTGGAATGCCCCCTAATCCCCCAACTGATCTGGAACGAAGAAAAATCCTCCTTAAATGCAAGATAAAGGTCAAGGTGGTCGATGTGGAGAAGAATAGGGTCATCTGGGAGGGAAAGAAGAGTGGAGAGACTGCGGTACACGGATTTACCACCCTGAGGATGAAAGCAGAAGAAGAGGTAAACAAGAAGGATATCGCTCGCCTGCTGAACGAGGTGCTGGATAAGATCATAAAGGAGATAGAAAAGAAGACGAACTATCTTCGAAAAGCCTCGTAACCTAAGGAGAGAAGATGATTAAAAGAGCTTTTCTTCCTATTTTTCTCCTTCTCCTTTGCTCTTTCCTCCCTGCTCTTGCCTCACCCCCTACTCGAACCGTAGTGGTCGAATTTGCCAACAAGACAGATTGGTGGGGGGAAAGATACGGCACCCACACAGCGGATATGCTGATCAACCGGCTTCGAAGAACCGGCCACTACAGTTTCCTTCCCCGGCGGGAGATCCGCCGCGCCCTTAGGGCAAGAAGCCTTCCCCAAAATATCTACCTGAAGAAGGATATTGCGGTGGAGATAGGGGAGGAGTTGGGTGCAAGATTGGTGATAACGGGGAGGATCGAGAGTATCAAGGTCATCAAGTATTACCGCTATGTTCCGGCACCACCACCGCCACCACCTTACAAGAGACGCTTCCCTCCGCCCCGGAGAAGGGTGGTAGAGAAGAACATCGCCACGCTCAGGGTAAAGATTAAGGTGAGGATCGTCGATACCCTGAGGAATAAGACCATCTGGGAGGGAACGAAGAGCGGAGATGTCACCTTCCCCAAAGGGGTGCTCTACCGTCCAGGACCAAAGGGGAAATGGATGGCTGATGTGGCAGAAAGGATCGTAAACGAAGCCCTGGATAAGATCGCTTACGAGATCGAGAAGAGAACGGAATACCTGAGAAAATAGGAGAAAAAAAGGAGCTTATTCCTGAAGAACGCTTAAAGCGAGATTGAGGTCCCCGCGGGAGATAACATCTACCCCGGGGACATTTTTATCCTCCTTGAACCCTGAAAGGAGCTCCTTGGCTATTCTTATCCCCTCCTCCCTGTCATCTTCCGCTTTCTCTATCCTCCTTTTCACCTGATCGGGCATCCTGATCGGATCCACCCGGCCCAATTTTTTCTCGATAAATCTGATCGTGCTCCTATCCGGTATGGGTATGCTGGGAAGGATGGGAACCTCTCTTCCCAAATAATCGAACGCCTGCTGGCAGAAGGAGCGATAACTTGCGATATCGAAGCACATCTGGAGGATGACATACTCTGCACCGGAGGCGAACTTCGCCTTAAGCGCTTTGAGCTCCTCCTTTATCTCCTCCCGGTACTGGTTCGCCACCACCCCGATGCAGAAGTCGGTCGGTTTGATCCTCGCCTTGCGGAAGATATTTATCCCCTGGTTCATCTCTTTTATCCTCGCCACCAGCTGCGAGGCATAGCGGTAATCGCATTTTTCCGGCTCAAACCCATCTCCTCGCATCACGAGGAGATTGTCGATCCCGAACATCGCCGCAGTGGTGCAGAGGCTATACGCCATCTCCTCGCTCCTGCCCACCCCCCTGAGGGTGAGATGGGGGATGAAGTTCGTCCTCACCGAGGGATCGCTTAGGAGGTTGGCAGCGGTCATTATCGAGTTTGCCGAGCCCGGCTTCGAGGTGAGGCTGATGAAGTCGGTAC
Coding sequences:
- a CDS encoding reductive dehalogenase, which codes for MGDGQKVEEFTRSSMGKISGVRWNKRRAGLPWWVEEIDSPRLAIDDKVYKRYDQSKNVLEAFERYIGEKKYKDLLRVQREVIAEHCRRELIGYRLEDRALEDASWLLERTGDLNKGFRSWKRMFVETPKERGVRRYEGSPEEAARLVKAAARYFGAATVGITLLDRRHIHARERGMDIVFEDVDEPYEEPGRKIVIPEKCKYAIALAIQMPYANIKRCPSVIGDVGTSLAYSRCEFLVGALAEFIRGLGYVAIPSVNDLGSSVAIAVDAGLGELGRNNLLITPEYGPMVRLAKVITDLPMACDKPISFGVLEFCKECKLCAEACPPKAISMKDEPDFEVVGEWNNPGHQAWFENGVSCYAYWHMSGSYCSLCLSVCPWTKKDTFFHSVVKATIAKTTLFNKFFILMDKLFYGKRRDPARWWRMNLPEYGIDSPKRKF
- a CDS encoding methylenetetrahydrofolate reductase — protein: MKVSEFLKKGRFITIVEFLPPIDSSLERLKEDIRLIQDRTDFISLTSKPGSANSIMTAANLLSDPSVRTNFIPHLTLRGVGRSEEMAYSLCTTAAMFGIDNLLVMRGDGFEPEKCDYRYASQLVARIKEMNQGINIFRKARIKPTDFCIGVVANQYREEIKEELKALKAKFASGAEYVILQMCFDIASYRSFCQQAFDYLGREVPILPSIPIPDRSTIRFIEKKLGRVDPIRMPDQVKRRIEKAEDDREEGIRIAKELLSGFKEDKNVPGVDVISRGDLNLALSVLQE